The sequence TTATCGTAAGCGTATTTAGGCTATCGACGCCACCACAAATGACCGCGTCACAAAGCTCGCTCTCAATGAGCCTTTTTGCCTCAATAACCGCCTTAACACCCGAGGTGCACGCAGTCGATACGCAGTAGCTTGGACCGCTAAGCTCGTAAAAGTCGCTTACAAACTCAGCCACGTTTGCAAGGCAGTTTCTATTTATGCCAAACCTGCTTTTATCAAAAAATCCAGTCGCGATATAGCCTTTAAATGGCTCGAAATTCTCCTCAATGCCGCTTGTTGTAGTGCCAAGAACTACTCCCACTCGGCTTTTGCCATATTTTTTGATCGCCCTTTTTATCTCATCACCAATCTCTAGCATCGTGTTTAAAAGCAAGGCGTTGGTGCGAGTTTTGAAGTGCTCTTTGGTTTTGCTTGAAAAGCTAGGCAAAGTGCCATTAAATTTACCCACCAAAAACTCATTTTGTGGGTGAAATTCAGAGCTTTTGCTTAAAAATCTCTTGCCACTTAAAAGTGAGTTTAAATTCTCATCACTACTGCTACCTGCGGCGCTGATAATGGCTGGCTTGCTAACGTAGATCAACGCTTTTTACCTCATAAATTTGATCATCTATCATAAATTTTTGCTCATTTTTTTCATCTTTTATCATCTCAAGCACCTTGATAAAAAGCTCGTTATAGGCACTATTTGGTGGCAAGAAGCCCAAATTTGCAAACGTGCCGTCCCTTAAAACTCGCCTAGCTTCTGGTGCGCCAAGTGCGTTTACAAGGCTAAATTTATACTCATTCTCACTATTTTGCACATAGAGCATTAGCGGACCTTTTGATGAACTAACCTCAAATGCCTTTAAGCTAAAATCCGCCAGCTTTGGTGCATCAAATTTCTTCGCACAGCCAAGAGCTAGAAGCGTTACTGCAAGGATCGTAGCTATCTTTTTTACAAGCACTTTTTGCCTTTTTAGTGTTCTAAAATCATAAAAATTTAACAATTATATCTTTGCAATGCTTAAATGCAAGGCAAATGATAAATAGATTATTAATAATCAAGTATCTTCTCTCCATCTCGTCAAATTTAGCGCTAGCAAGATCATTAAAGGCTAAATTTTTGGCTTTTATCACAGCCTCTTTTGCGGTATAAATTTCATAAAATTTTTGCATTTTATCTTTGGCACTCGCGTAAATTTCGCTCTCTTTTTTGCTAAAGCAAAATTTGATCACTCCGTCAAAATTTCGCTCTTTTAGCTCCTCCACATCAATGCCAACTTTTTCTTTTGAGATAGCCAAAACGGCGATATTTTCTTTGTGAGATAGGCAAATTTTGCCCCGTTTTTTTGCTCTAAATTTTAAATATCTAGAGAGTTTAAATGAGTTTGAATTTGCTAAATTTGGATATTTTTTTAGCTTCATGCGATCTTTTCTATCTAGCATCTTTTGGCTAAATTTCTCAGCCTCAAAGCCAACAAAAAGATAAATTTCACCCCTTTTTATAGGCATTTTCAACTCTTTTTTTATACTCTTTTACACTTTCAAGTGCCTCTATAAACTCGCCACTAACCGCCCTTAAAGCGTCATTTTGAAGCTCGGTCTTATCTTTAAACGATCTAATCCTTGGCGTAAAAGCGACCTCATCCTCTCTAAAATCAGCCTCTTTTAGATCAAAATTTAAATTACTTATTTTGCTATTTAAGATATGCAAGGCACATTTTCTTGGTCCAAAGATGAAATTTCGCTCTTTTAATGGCTTTAAACTCCTTACCAAAATGCCGCCATAAAGCGCTGGCTCGCTCTTAAAAGAGATGTCAAAACCAAAGTTGTGAAAGTAAATTTCGCCCGCCTCGCACGATCTTTTGTAGGTGTTAGCATCAAAGCAGGTGTAAATTTCAAGCTCGCCAAATTTATACTCCACGCCGCTTACAACGAGGATCTTGCTTCGCATCAGCTCACGCAAAAAGCCCTGAAATTTGGCGTCAAGATGCGCCTTAAAGTCCGCTATTTTAAGAAGCTCATATCTTTGGCTCTTATCTAAGCTTTTAAAACCATCTCGCCTAAGTACTTTAAATTTTTCTTTATCAAAACAACTTTGCTCAAAAAACTCACTAAGCATTGCCACTAGATCAAATTTAGCAAAATGGCTTTTAAGTAGCTCACCTGATAGCATTTTTGCTCCTAATTTTTTGGCATATTTTAAGAAATTTAGCTTTTATATGCAAATGCCGAGTATAAAATGCACAAAATAATCCTTTGTTCTACAAAGAAAAATGTCAAATTTTAAAATTTCATGAACGAGTAATTTCGGCTCTAAAATTTGAGCTAAGCTGTAAGCGAAGCCAAATTTTAGTAGTCAATTCTTAGGGGTGAATGGAATTTTAAAATTTGCAAAATAGTTTTTTAGAAATTTAAAGTTTTTTCTTCTTTGTTAAGGGGGAAGAGGCTTGAATTACGAAGTCGCTCCCTTCCCCCTTAACAATCCCCTAACCCCTACAACGTTAGAGGGGCATGCAATGGTGCTTCGCACTGCATGCAGTCTAAAACTCTAGCAAATTTTAAAATTTGCAAAATAATAAATTTACTTCTAAGGCAGACAAATTTCACCAGCTGCCGCTAGCTCCGCCTCCGCCAAAGCCACCGCCGCCGCCACTAAAGCCGCCTCCTCTGCCACTTGAGCGACCGCCACCATTTGAGCCAGAATTATCGCGTCTAAAGCCCATTGGTAAAGAGCCGCCTTGGCTATTTCTCTTAAAAACGTCTTTTAAAATAAAGAAAAATACCGCAAATATAAAGGCAAAGGCGCCAAAGATGATAAGGTAGTTTTGCACGCCAAATCCCTGCTCAAGTGCGGTTGATACAAGTCCAGCAAAGCACGTGCTAAAGCCAGTTCGCATAAAAAATTTGCCAAAGATCACAGAGGCAAAACAAGAGAGCATGCCAGCAAAAAAGGCAAATACGCCAAAAGGCAAGTCGCTAAGGCTAGTTTTGCTACTAAATTCCTCGCCGCTAGCCACTTTTATGATCGCTAAAACGCCCTCTTTCACGCCTTCGCTCATCTTACCATTTTTAAACTCAGGTATCATCACGCTATTTATAATCTCGCTTGCCACGGCATCAGTTAGCACCCCTTCAAGCCCGTATCCAACCTCGATGCGGACCTTTTTCTCATTTGGAGCGACCACTAAAAGCACGCCGTTGTTATCTTCTTTTTGACCTAGCTTGTAGCCTCTAGCAATCTCAAGAGACAGCTCTTCGATGCTTTTATTTTCAAGCGAATTTAAAGTCACTATGGCGATTTGCGTGGTGCTATTTTGCTCAAAATTTTGTACTAAATTTAGAAGCTCATCTCTTTCGTTTTGTGAAAAGATATGAGCCTCATCGTTGATCTGCTCATTGAAATTTAGAGCAAAACAAAAGCAAAATGCAAAGAGCAAAAGAGCAAGAGCTTTTTTCATCACTTCTCAAACGAAACTTTTGGATTTTTCATATCTTCGCTGCTAACTTCGATGCCTTGCTTTGGCTTCATCTCTGGATGAAAGATGCTAGCTATAAATTTACCTGGAAAGCTTCTAAGAGCTACGTTGTACTCTTTTACGGCCTCGATGTAGTCGCGTCTTGCTACGCTTATGCGGTTTTCTGTGCCTTCAAGCTGGCTTTGGAGCGAGAGGAAATTTTGATTTGCTTTTAGCTCTGGGTAGCTCTCGCTAACTGCCATTAGCCTGCCAAGCGCAGAGCCTAGCTGACCTTGAGCCGCCATAAATTCTTTAACCTTTGCCTCGTCGCTAAGACTGCTTGCGTCAATGCTTATTTGCATGCTCTTGCTTCTTGCGTTTGCCACATCTTCAAAGACCTTTTGCTCGTGAGCTGCGTAGCCTTTTACGGTCTCAACTAAATTTGGCACGAGATCGGCTCTTCTTTTATATTGATTTAGCACCTGAGACCACTTCTCGTTGGTGTTTTCATCAAGCACGACAAATGAATTTGCGTATTTGAAAGCGCCAAAAACAAGTGCGGCGATGACCACAACTATGGCTATTAAATTTTTCATGTCTTCTCCTTTAAAAGGGGTGATATTAGTAAAATAAGGCTTAAAAAATGATGTAAATTTGAAGTTAGGTTAGTGAAGTGAGTGCTTAGAGTGCACTCACTTTTTTGGGGATTATAGGTCTGTTTGGACTTTATCGTCTATTTGAATATGGATAGTGTGCTGGTGTCCATCTACATCTACCTTATCTACGCTTGAGTAGCCCTTAAAGCCGCCAGCATCGTAGTTAGAGTCAGCAGTCCATTTGTGATCTAGATCAACTTTTGTAGTTGAGTTACCATGCTCATCAACAGCGCCTTTTATCTTAAGGATAGTGTTTAGACTATCAGTGATGTCAAAGATAGCTTTTGCATCAAATTTGATCTCAGAGTTGCCTTGAAGTTGGATATTTTCAAAGCTTTCAACTTTAGCATCAAGACCAGCCACATGACTAAAATCAACCGTTTGTCCATCAACTATTAAAGTATCACTCTTGTTATCGCCACCTTTCATAGTTGTGTGTTCATCATATTTAACCGTATAGTCTTCGGTCTCTATATGAAGTGTTTGCGTTGGAAGCTTAGTCTCTAATCCTTGTGAAGTTTTAAATGTTGCATCAACTTTTAGATCATAAGCTGATCTTGCGTTGATATCAAGTGATTGCTCAAATGCACCATTTGTTATATCTTCAGCTGATAGCGTATGTGTTTGTGTCTTAACTTGCGCATGGTTATCTGGATCAGTATACTCGATCTTTACTGTATCGCCAGCTCTTGCATCTTCGTTCAGATAAACTTTAATAGGCGTTGTGTCCTGATCTTTAGAATTTTCATAACCCTGTAATGTATTGTCCCTACTTGTATCCTCCGTAAATTGAATACCTCTTATGGCATCAACCTCAGCATGTGCTGTATCAGTTACTGGGTTTGTAGTATTTCCAAATTCATCAGTTAGAGTTACTTTTGCTACTGTATCTTTGCCAACTGCGATAGCTGCATCAAGCTCAAGAGGATGATCTGCAGAGACTTGGATATAGGTAGTAGTAGAGCCTACTACTTCTTTTAATGTTATATTGCCATTGGCATCTTTACTATCAACTTCATAATGTTTAGTTACTTGAGAGTTATCAGGATTTGTTATCTCAACATCTATCTTATCGCCTTTTATCACATTTCCAGGGATAGAAACTTTTACTTTTGAAGTATTACTACCTGACTCATCTCTTGAGATCACACCATCATCGTTTCTATCAGCAGCTATGCTTACGCTTAGTCCTGCCTCGCTTAGTGGAGCAAGTTGTGCTTTAGCTTCATGAGAAGTTGCAAACATATCGCCAGCAGCGTTTGTTATGGTTGCAGTTGCGCTAGTCTCTTTGCCTGGGAGCATTTTAACATCGCCAATCTCAATAGTATTGTTACGTAAAGGATGAGCGCCAGCCGCATCTACTAGTGATATATCACCATTAGGAGCTTTTGAAACAGTATAAGATAAAGTTCTAGATGCCATAGTACCATCAGCTTGTGGCTCATTGATAGTTACTGATACTTTATCTCCGCTTATAACATTATATGGCACTTGAACGCTTATAGTTGTTACTTTAACGCCATCAACAGATATAGACTCATCTCTATCTATCTTGCCATCTCTACTTGCATCATCTTCTCTAAATTCAACCTTTAAATTTGTAGCATCAAATGTTTCTAGCTTAGCTTCAGCCGTTTTTGTTACTCCATTTATTGTAGCTTCTACTTTAGCTGGATGATCTTTGTCTATATGAACATCAGGTATTTTTAGCTTATTATCTGCCCCAAGCGTGACAGGGGCATTAGTTACTGCGTCTTTTATAGTAACGTTTGTACCATCATTTGAAGCAACTTTATAAGTTTTAGGAGATCCTCCATCTACATTAACAGTTATAGTATCACCTACTTTTACACTTGTTGGTATCTGAAGCGTAGCTGAAGTTGTATTTAGATGTGTATCTGTCATAGCTTCTTTTCTATCTAGCACACCATTTCTATCTTCATCTTCATCGATAAGTAGTCTAAATCTTGTTCCAGAGCCGTTTCCTGTATCAAGGATGATATTGCTCTTTGTCTCTGATACATCGCCAGCAGCACCAGTTACTTTAGCAGTAATGATAGTCTCTTCGCCATTTTGTAAATTTGTTAGAGGATATTTAACTGCATTGCCATTTACTGTTAAAGGGGCGCCTCCATTATCATTTGTAACAGTAATAACACCATTACTATTTTTATGTATTGTATAATTTTCCGGAGAGAAGCTATTATTGCCTGTTTTGCTGTTTATTATAAGCTTGTCGCCATCAACAAAATTTGAAGGTAACTTGATAGTTGCCTCAGGAGTAGTAGTTCCAATTTCTGTACTACTTAAAATCCCGTCTTTATTACTATCTTCACCAAAAGTGATTTTCATATCATCGTGAAGTTTTTCAAGAGTGTTATGATTTTGTGCTTCAGCTTTTTTACCACCGCTTGCATCGGTAGTCTCTGCAGTTACGTTGATAGGCTTACCAGCTTCTATATGAACGCCTTTAATCTCAAACTCATTTTTATCATTTACGGTCACAGAAGTATGAGTAAAAGTATCTTCTAGCGTTATCTTACCATGATCATCCCTACCTGTAATCTTATAGGTTTTAGGTGAAGTGCCATTTATTGTTACAGTTACTATATCATTAGCTATAACATTATTTGGCACTTTTACTGCGATTGTAGTTTCGTCTAGTTTATTATCTCCATCTTTACTTTCACCTCTTGTCAAAGATACATTATGATCACCATCTTCTACAAATCTTACAGCCATATCATTTATGCCAGCTATCATAACACTACTTGAACTTTCGGCATGTTGGATGCTACCATCGCTATCTACTATTTCAGCTGTCACTTCGGTTTTTACACCAGTTGCTGTTTTGATATTAGGTATTTCAAAACTATTGCCATTTTTTATAGTTACATGGTCACTAGGATTATCATCATTTTTTATACCAACTAGCTTGCCAGTAGCATCTTTTTCAACAGTGTAATGTTTAGTATATTCATGAAATTTAGTAGTTCCATCTGGATTTTTTCCATCTGGTTCTTTTATAGTTACAGTTAGTTTATCTCCATTTACTGCATTTTTAGGAAGCTTAATGGTAACTGTCGTGCTATTAAGATCACCGTCGCTGATAGCTTGCTCTCTAGTCATAGTTTTAGCTCCATCAGCTTCACCAAAGATAACTTCAGGTTTTTTTACAAGCTCTAAGCTAGCTGATTTGCTATTTTCTTCAGTAGGTAAATACGGATTTGTTGGATGTGTTGGGTGCGTAACTTCAGCTTTTATCTTTGTATCTTTTCCATTCTCTAGCTCAAAACCATCTACTTTAATAGCCCATTGATTGGTGTCTTCTTTAAAGAAATTCTTATTTGAAGTATTATAACGACCAATAACACTACCTGCACTATCAACTTCATCTACGCTTTCTATAACACCTTTCTCATTCATGTGTATAGTGAAATTTCTATCATAAGTAGTTCCATCAGGTTTAGTTACATGGAGTGTAAGTTTATCGCCATCATCAATTCTATTTGGTAATGTGATTTTTGCGGTTGTGTGATTTACTTTTTGATCACCTAGATCTATCTCTACTCCATTATATGTGTCTTTATAATTATTAACACTCTCTTGCCTTGAAATTTCATGAAGAGTTTTTTGTTCTGGTAAATCCATATCCATCTTTATAGTTTGAGGCGTTACACTATCTGGAGCCGACTCTTCACTCTTTTGGTTGCCACTTTTATCAACAACATGAACGCTAGCTTCAGTCTTCACACCTGGGAATATAGGAAGCTCAATGCCAGTTACTTTGTGGTTTGTAATCATTTCATCAGTAAGTTTGATTGTCAAATCTTTTTTTGGTCCTGTAGGGTTCGAAGGATCAGTATAAGTTATAACGATCTTATCGCCAGCTACTAGATCTTTTGGAAGTGTTATATCTACTGGTGAAGTTCTAAAATTTCCATCTGTTCCTTTATTTTCTGCGTCTGTTAGAAAGCCATTGTTGTCACCATCTTCAGTAAATACTAAAGTCGGTCTTACATCTGGAGTAACCTTGTCAGTTGCTATATCGCTCTTCCAAGTGTTAGAATTTGAACTATCAGTAACATAAGCATCTACTTTTGAAATTTTACCCTCAGCAACTGGCATATCAGAGATGATTTTAGTAAAAGTATTATTTACTATGTCAGTAGCATTGATGGTTATAGGTGGTAAAGGTGTTACTGTACCATCTGGTTTTGTTAGAGTAACGTGAAGAATATCGCCAGGGATAACGTCTGTTGCAGTTATAGTTACTGGCGACTCATTTTGTTTACCATCATTTTTATTTTCTGTATATGTTAAAAATCCATCATCTGGGCTCTTATCTTCTGTAAATTCAACACTTACGCTAGATCTATTTGGAGTTACACTATCCTCACTGCTACCACTAACATGTCCTTGGAAATTTGTAATAGTAGCATCTACTGTTGAAACTTTGCCTGGTTTTATAGGTGCGTCAAGCGGATAGCCACTACTTATGATAGCTGGTGTTATAACTACGTTTGTTACAGTTTTATTGCCATCCGGGTCAGTTATAGTGACATTTAGCACATCGCCAGCTCTTACTGTACCGTCATTTGGCACTGTGATAAGAACTTTAGATGTATTTATATCTGTATCGTTTCCATGCTCAACTCTACTTAAGGTGCCGTCATTGTTAGTATCATTTACAAAAGTTACAAGCGGTGCACCTGGGATTATAGTATCGTCGCCATCATTGCCATCTCTGTAACCACCTACTGGGTTATCATATGAAGCAAAAGCTCTGTTTGTATCAGTTAAATTTCTATAAGTTTCATTGATATTTGAGTAGTGACCGCCCTCAGCAAATCTAGCTTCGCCAAGGCTAACACCATCTCCACCACCAGCAGCAGCGTTACCACCAGCAGCAGTCTCTTCAAGTTTTGTTAGATCACCGCCATTTAAAATAGCATTTTGCAAAGCACTTATATCAGCTAAGCCCTCAGCGCCTATCGTATTTGGATTTAAAGAAAGCGTGTCACTGCCTAGTACAGTTAGCTCTTTGCCGTTATTTGCAACAATAGTTACTTTGTCAGCTGCATCGCTAGTTTTGATACTCTCACCCATATAAACGATGTCGCCAACTTTTAGCTCTCTCTCGTTTCCGTTTTGATCAACTGCGACCGCCTTGCCACTTAGCGATTTTACTACACCCGCTTCTTTAGCCATAAAACTCTCCTTAATAATTTTTTCGGCGATTATATAATAAGAGTGAGGCTGGGGATATTAAGTAAAATTTGGGTAAATTTAAGTTTATTTTTAGTTATTTAATACTCTTTTAACGCACTTTAATATTTTTAAAATTCCCCCTAAAAAAGGCATTTTGTGTAACTTTTGTGTAAAAAATTTTAAAAAAAATTTTTATATGGTACATGTACCTTTCGTTTCATAAAAGCGTTATTCTAAACGCCTTAAGAAAGAGCATCTTTTAAGCTAACACGAAAATATTATGCGATTTTTAGCTACTTTTGCCAAAAAATTTTCTTGCCAAAACCTAGAGTGTTACTCGTAAATTTAACCTTTTCAAGGCTTATAGACCAAATTTTTGGATCCATCGCCTTTGCGTAAAAAAATCTTTTAAAGTAAATTTCTCGCTCAATTGTGCTAGCCTCTCTCATCGCTCCTTGAAACTGCACGCCCTCTATCTTGCCAACGATCTTTGTATCAAGAGCGACTGTGCCAGCAACGAGCTTTGAGTTTTTTAAAAATTTAACATGCGAGCTCTCATCGCAGCTAGCTAGTAAAAGACAAAAATTTACCTCATCAAAGGCGTAAAATGCGCTAAAAGCATAAGGCTGTCCCTCATCATCAATGGTACAAACACTTGCAAGATGCATCTTTTTTAAAAATTTAACTATCCTCTCATCCATCTAAATTCCCCTAAAAATGTCAAGAATGGTTTGAAATTTAAAGATGACTATGGCAATTATCAGCACCCAAAGCGTAAAAATAATGAGCTCTATTAAAGTAAATTTATCTTTTGCAACCTTTTTAAAAATGAGCATTGTTAAAAACGCCCCAAAAAAACCACCAATTAGCGAAAAATAGTGGATCGCATTTACTTTTACAAAGCTTGGCAAAAGCCCTTTAAAAAATAGTGTAAACATCAAAATGGCAAGCAAATTTGCAAGTATCAAGTAGTAGCCAACGACTGGCAAAACTGGGCAAAGCTTAGCAAAAACAAAGCTTAAAACAGTGATAAGCATCAGCAAAAATATCCTAGTCCCAAAACAACACATCGCCCGTCCTTTTTTGACGCATTTTACAAAATTTTGCTTTATGAAATTAAAAATTTGCCGATTTAGCCTCAAAAGGATTTAAAAATGCAAACAAATTTTTACTCTCAAGGAAGCTACAACAACATGAGCTTTTCGATGAAGACTAGCTCAGGCGATGAGATAAGCTTTTCGATGTATGACAACAAAAGTTTGGAGTTTTCTAGCCAAAAAAATGGCAGTTCAAGCCAAAGGAGCTTAACTCTCACGCACGAATACGGCTATGAGTTTGCCTATAAAGGCAACGGTATAGACGAGCAAGATATGAAAGAGATCGAAGAGGCGATGAAGCAAATTCGCCCACAGGTTGATGAGTTTATGAAAAATGTCAAAGAGGGCGACAAGATCGCAGGTAGCAGCCAAAGCATAAGCGAGCTTTCAAACAAGATCAAGCAGATGTTGCCTGACGCAAAAGATATGGATCATAAAAATTTCATAAATGATAATATGCTAAAGATGTTTGACGAACTTTTAGCTAAAAATGATGCTAATAAAAACCTACTAAGTGCGACAAAAAGGCTATTTGACACATTGCTTGATGAGAGCAAAAAAGTATCTTACTACGCATAAATTTAGAGCTTTTTGGCTCTAAATTTTAACCAGCGCCTCTCTTTGATAAAAGAGGTGCGACAAGACTATCACAAAATAAAGCTGAAAAAATAATCCCACAAGCGGCACAAGCGAGATCAGATAAAATAAAAGTGTAAAAGCTATAAATTTAACCCCACCGCCTTCAAGCAACGCTAGCTCAAATTTATCGCTATCAAGCGTGTTTGAGCCGACGTCTATTAGTAAAAGCTTATAGTAGATGTAAAAAAACGGCACGTTGATGATGAAGAAATTTACAAATGGCACAAACAAAAGTGGCAAGCAAACGAGTAAGATCCCAAGAAATTTCACGATCTCAACCATCATCACCTTTAGCACTCTAGCCGTGCTAGCCTCGCTTTTAAGCACGTAGTTGTAGTGCCTTTTGTTTATCTCTTTGGCTACAACTGGCGTTAAAAAGCCAGCTACGATTAGAGCTATCACGATGCTAATGATGATCGTTAAAAATGTGCTTAAGACGTAAAAAAGTATGCTAACTATCCACTTTGTAGCGCTAAAGCTTAAAATTTTAATAGCTATAAAAGATAGCGTCGAGTTTGACTCTAAAAAGGCGAAATTTTCGTTTTTAGCGCCATCGCTTAAAAGGTCAAATATCTCGCCGCCTCCCCAGATCGTAAGCCACGCAAGGCTTGCGATGCTAAGAAAAAGCGGCAATATAGATAGCGTTATAAATTTGGCTGTAAAAAAGTCTTTAAAGCCAAGGCGAAGAAGATTTATCATTTTACCTTTTTGTACTCACGCTCAAGTGCGGCGTAAATTTCATCTATCTTACTAACGCCATTTGATAAAATTTCGCTCATCACTTCGTTATCTTCACGTCCGTTCCAAATTTTCTTATAGCTTCCCTCTTTGTAGCCGTTATTTTGGCGGAAGCGATTTAGCACGTTTTTAGCGATGTAGCACTCATAAAGCGAGTATAAATTTACGCCACATTTTAAAGACATTGAGAAATAAATTTTAAAGATATCAAAGATATCATAGTCAAAGCCGCTGCACTCATGTATGAGCATCTCAACGTCGTTCATGATCTCATAAATGCTCTCATCTTCAACTTTTAATGGCTCTTTGCAATAGTCGCTAAAGCCGCTTGACTGGCAGATATCCTCAGCCAAAGTCTCAACATCGCCAAGCTGTTTTGCCTTGTAAATTTGTAGCGCTAGGCTCATTATAAAGTGCCAGATATCGACAACCTCGATGCGTAAATTTTGTTCATCAGTCTTGGCATCTATGCTCTTCCAGTGCTTCCACGCAAAGCTGTCAATGAGCTCAGCGCACTCCATATATATGCAACGCCTCCAGCTTATGAGTTTATTTTTATTTGTATAGCCATTTTCCCAACCAAGCCCGTTTGTCTCGTCATTTAGGCTTTGTTGCATCTTTAACATCTCTAAAACAATAGTTCTTTCATCCATTTTTAAACCTTTTAA is a genomic window of Campylobacter concisus containing:
- a CDS encoding 4'-phosphopantetheinyl transferase family protein; its protein translation is MPIKRGEIYLFVGFEAEKFSQKMLDRKDRMKLKKYPNLANSNSFKLSRYLKFRAKKRGKICLSHKENIAVLAISKEKVGIDVEELKERNFDGVIKFCFSKKESEIYASAKDKMQKFYEIYTAKEAVIKAKNLAFNDLASAKFDEMERRYLIINNLFIICLAFKHCKDIIVKFL
- a CDS encoding ABC transporter substrate-binding protein, coding for MLSGELLKSHFAKFDLVAMLSEFFEQSCFDKEKFKVLRRDGFKSLDKSQRYELLKIADFKAHLDAKFQGFLRELMRSKILVVSGVEYKFGELEIYTCFDANTYKRSCEAGEIYFHNFGFDISFKSEPALYGGILVRSLKPLKERNFIFGPRKCALHILNSKISNLNFDLKEADFREDEVAFTPRIRSFKDKTELQNDALRAVSGEFIEALESVKEYKKRVENAYKKG
- a CDS encoding TPM domain-containing protein; amino-acid sequence: MKKALALLLFAFCFCFALNFNEQINDEAHIFSQNERDELLNLVQNFEQNSTTQIAIVTLNSLENKSIEELSLEIARGYKLGQKEDNNGVLLVVAPNEKKVRIEVGYGLEGVLTDAVASEIINSVMIPEFKNGKMSEGVKEGVLAIIKVASGEEFSSKTSLSDLPFGVFAFFAGMLSCFASVIFGKFFMRTGFSTCFAGLVSTALEQGFGVQNYLIIFGAFAFIFAVFFFILKDVFKRNSQGGSLPMGFRRDNSGSNGGGRSSGRGGGFSGGGGGFGGGGASGSW
- a CDS encoding LemA family protein — its product is MKNLIAIVVVIAALVFGAFKYANSFVVLDENTNEKWSQVLNQYKRRADLVPNLVETVKGYAAHEQKVFEDVANARSKSMQISIDASSLSDEAKVKEFMAAQGQLGSALGRLMAVSESYPELKANQNFLSLQSQLEGTENRISVARRDYIEAVKEYNVALRSFPGKFIASIFHPEMKPKQGIEVSSEDMKNPKVSFEK
- a CDS encoding retention module-containing protein encodes the protein MAKEAGVVKSLSGKAVAVDQNGNERELKVGDIVYMGESIKTSDAADKVTIVANNGKELTVLGSDTLSLNPNTIGAEGLADISALQNAILNGGDLTKLEETAAGGNAAAGGGDGVSLGEARFAEGGHYSNINETYRNLTDTNRAFASYDNPVGGYRDGNDGDDTIIPGAPLVTFVNDTNNDGTLSRVEHGNDTDINTSKVLITVPNDGTVRAGDVLNVTITDPDGNKTVTNVVITPAIISSGYPLDAPIKPGKVSTVDATITNFQGHVSGSSEDSVTPNRSSVSVEFTEDKSPDDGFLTYTENKNDGKQNESPVTITATDVIPGDILHVTLTKPDGTVTPLPPITINATDIVNNTFTKIISDMPVAEGKISKVDAYVTDSSNSNTWKSDIATDKVTPDVRPTLVFTEDGDNNGFLTDAENKGTDGNFRTSPVDITLPKDLVAGDKIVITYTDPSNPTGPKKDLTIKLTDEMITNHKVTGIELPIFPGVKTEASVHVVDKSGNQKSEESAPDSVTPQTIKMDMDLPEQKTLHEISRQESVNNYKDTYNGVEIDLGDQKVNHTTAKITLPNRIDDGDKLTLHVTKPDGTTYDRNFTIHMNEKGVIESVDEVDSAGSVIGRYNTSNKNFFKEDTNQWAIKVDGFELENGKDTKIKAEVTHPTHPTNPYLPTEENSKSASLELVKKPEVIFGEADGAKTMTREQAISDGDLNSTTVTIKLPKNAVNGDKLTVTIKEPDGKNPDGTTKFHEYTKHYTVEKDATGKLVGIKNDDNPSDHVTIKNGNSFEIPNIKTATGVKTEVTAEIVDSDGSIQHAESSSSVMIAGINDMAVRFVEDGDHNVSLTRGESKDGDNKLDETTIAVKVPNNVIANDIVTVTINGTSPKTYKITGRDDHGKITLEDTFTHTSVTVNDKNEFEIKGVHIEAGKPINVTAETTDASGGKKAEAQNHNTLEKLHDDMKITFGEDSNKDGILSSTEIGTTTPEATIKLPSNFVDGDKLIINSKTGNNSFSPENYTIHKNSNGVITVTNDNGGAPLTVNGNAVKYPLTNLQNGEETIITAKVTGAAGDVSETKSNIILDTGNGSGTRFRLLIDEDEDRNGVLDRKEAMTDTHLNTTSATLQIPTSVKVGDTITVNVDGGSPKTYKVASNDGTNVTIKDAVTNAPVTLGADNKLKIPDVHIDKDHPAKVEATINGVTKTAEAKLETFDATNLKVEFREDDASRDGKIDRDESISVDGVKVTTISVQVPYNVISGDKVSVTINEPQADGTMASRTLSYTVSKAPNGDISLVDAAGAHPLRNNTIEIGDVKMLPGKETSATATITNAAGDMFATSHEAKAQLAPLSEAGLSVSIAADRNDDGVISRDESGSNTSKVKVSIPGNVIKGDKIDVEITNPDNSQVTKHYEVDSKDANGNITLKEVVGSTTTYIQVSADHPLELDAAIAVGKDTVAKVTLTDEFGNTTNPVTDTAHAEVDAIRGIQFTEDTSRDNTLQGYENSKDQDTTPIKVYLNEDARAGDTVKIEYTDPDNHAQVKTQTHTLSAEDITNGAFEQSLDINARSAYDLKVDATFKTSQGLETKLPTQTLHIETEDYTVKYDEHTTMKGGDNKSDTLIVDGQTVDFSHVAGLDAKVESFENIQLQGNSEIKFDAKAIFDITDSLNTILKIKGAVDEHGNSTTKVDLDHKWTADSNYDAGGFKGYSSVDKVDVDGHQHTIHIQIDDKVQTDL
- a CDS encoding pyridoxamine 5'-phosphate oxidase family protein yields the protein MDERIVKFLKKMHLASVCTIDDEGQPYAFSAFYAFDEVNFCLLLASCDESSHVKFLKNSKLVAGTVALDTKIVGKIEGVQFQGAMREASTIEREIYFKRFFYAKAMDPKIWSISLEKVKFTSNTLGFGKKIFWQK
- a CDS encoding L-arabinose ABC transporter produces the protein MCCFGTRIFLLMLITVLSFVFAKLCPVLPVVGYYLILANLLAILMFTLFFKGLLPSFVKVNAIHYFSLIGGFFGAFLTMLIFKKVAKDKFTLIELIIFTLWVLIIAIVIFKFQTILDIFRGI
- a CDS encoding ATP/GTP-binding protein, whose amino-acid sequence is MQTNFYSQGSYNNMSFSMKTSSGDEISFSMYDNKSLEFSSQKNGSSSQRSLTLTHEYGYEFAYKGNGIDEQDMKEIEEAMKQIRPQVDEFMKNVKEGDKIAGSSQSISELSNKIKQMLPDAKDMDHKNFINDNMLKMFDELLAKNDANKNLLSATKRLFDTLLDESKKVSYYA